From the genome of Bacteroidales bacterium, one region includes:
- a CDS encoding ATP-binding cassette domain-containing protein → MPAIAATGIRKSFGKKIVLDGIDLSIRKGTIHAVLGPNGSGKTTLIKILSTLLKADEGQIILASCDVNKEPEKVREHISLIGQNASVDEELTGFENLFLIARLMGYKSSEARQRASQLLTAFELREASNRLVKKYSGGMRRRLDIAASIVKITEIIFLDEPTTGLDPRSRNALWNVIRNLARKGSTILLTTQYLDEAEQLADKITVIDHGKVISEGTTNELKASVGNNLLHVHLDGLNAEHYESVLANMEKIAGKFTHEQKKLSFPVTGQKHAIQILEKLDQNEVPVAAFNLSRPDLNEVFLSLTGKPGREDNSDSLEKTEESVAEISANEILDHSLPEKYTGFFGNKFMFGWRNLIKIKHIPEQFVDALITPVMFTFMFTYIFGGALAGSVTNYLQFLIPGILVQTLTFNSMYAGININNDISKGIFDRFRSMPIWLPAPLSGIFIGDFIRHLVSGTLVFVFGIILGFRPDAGVGSIAASFAIMVFFALSLSWFFLIMGLTMRSVSAVMSFGWIILMPLVFMSNIFADPATMPGWLQSFISWNPLAWQVDAVRGLLSGNSSWPVILKAIGASALLTAILFPITVWIYKKER, encoded by the coding sequence ATGCCGGCAATTGCAGCAACAGGTATCCGAAAATCGTTCGGGAAAAAAATTGTTCTCGACGGAATTGATTTAAGCATACGTAAAGGCACTATTCACGCTGTTTTAGGCCCCAACGGTTCCGGGAAAACAACCCTGATTAAGATACTGTCGACCCTGCTCAAAGCCGATGAAGGACAAATCATCCTGGCTTCCTGCGATGTAAACAAGGAACCTGAAAAGGTCAGAGAGCACATCAGTCTAATCGGTCAAAATGCTTCCGTGGATGAGGAACTTACAGGCTTTGAAAATCTGTTCCTCATTGCACGTTTGATGGGTTATAAATCCAGTGAAGCCCGCCAAAGAGCAAGTCAATTGTTGACTGCTTTTGAACTCAGGGAAGCATCGAACCGGTTGGTAAAGAAATACTCGGGTGGTATGCGCAGGAGATTGGATATTGCTGCCAGCATTGTCAAAATAACTGAAATTATTTTTCTAGATGAACCTACGACAGGGTTGGATCCCCGGAGCCGTAATGCATTGTGGAATGTGATCCGGAACCTGGCAAGAAAAGGATCAACTATACTTCTTACCACACAATACCTGGATGAAGCCGAGCAATTAGCGGATAAAATAACGGTTATTGATCATGGAAAGGTAATCTCGGAAGGAACAACCAATGAGCTAAAAGCCTCCGTAGGCAATAACCTGCTGCATGTTCATCTCGACGGTCTCAATGCAGAACACTACGAATCTGTTTTAGCCAACATGGAAAAAATTGCCGGTAAATTCACTCATGAACAGAAAAAGCTGTCTTTTCCTGTTACCGGACAAAAGCATGCCATACAAATACTTGAAAAGCTGGATCAAAACGAGGTGCCTGTTGCAGCTTTCAATCTTTCACGACCGGATTTGAACGAGGTATTCCTTTCCCTGACGGGAAAGCCCGGAAGAGAAGACAATTCAGATTCTTTGGAAAAAACAGAAGAATCGGTGGCTGAAATATCGGCAAATGAAATTCTCGATCATTCTTTACCTGAAAAGTATACCGGATTCTTCGGTAACAAATTCATGTTTGGATGGAGAAACCTCATTAAAATTAAACATATTCCCGAGCAGTTTGTGGATGCACTAATCACGCCCGTCATGTTCACGTTTATGTTTACGTATATTTTCGGAGGTGCACTTGCAGGATCAGTGACCAATTACCTGCAGTTTCTCATTCCGGGTATCCTGGTTCAGACATTGACTTTTAACAGTATGTATGCCGGTATAAATATCAACAACGATATTTCAAAAGGCATATTTGACCGGTTCCGCTCAATGCCCATCTGGTTACCTGCTCCACTTTCGGGTATATTCATCGGTGATTTCATCAGGCACCTGGTTTCAGGTACACTTGTTTTTGTATTCGGAATTATTTTAGGTTTCAGGCCCGATGCCGGAGTCGGATCGATAGCTGCATCCTTTGCCATTATGGTTTTCTTTGCGCTGAGCCTTTCCTGGTTTTTCTTAATTATGGGACTCACCATGAGAAGTGTTTCGGCGGTCATGTCATTTGGATGGATCATACTTATGCCCCTCGTTTTCATGTCGAATATTTTTGCCGATCCTGCAACCATGCCTGGTTGGCTGCAGTCGTTTATTTCGTGGAATCCGCTCGCATGGCAGGTGGATGCGGTAAGAGGATTGCTTAGCGGAAACAGCTCGTGGCCTGTTATTCTCAAAGCAATAGGTGCGTCTGCATTGTTAACGGCCATTTTGTTTCCGATAACCGTATGGATCTATAAAAAGGAAAGGTAA
- a CDS encoding NAD-dependent succinate-semialdehyde dehydrogenase: MALKSINPFTNQVIGEYEEFSDEKVEMALNLTVSAFEEWKNSYMDLRKSLMIQASKILIENKDEYARSITSEMGKPIRESIAEIEKCSWVCQYYAENAADFLRPEIILTDATESFIHYEPLGPILGIMPWNFPFWQVFRFAVPTIMAGNTVLLKHASNVQLCAKNIESIFLKAGFPKGIFQNLVIGSSRIEKVIESDTVKAVSLTGSEAAGSKVAECAGRKIKKSLLELGGSNSFVVLDDADLDNAVETGVKARMQNAGQSCIAAKRFIIHEKIADQFISMFDNKLQGLRTGDPAEKDTEIGPLSSVQQAETVWKQISRSVEMGARIIRGGRPEGAFYPPTLLVNVRPGMPVFDEEVFGPVAPVIISRDEQEAVNLSNLSDFGLGVSLFTGNYEKAMSLIPLFNEGSVFINAMVKSDPRLPFGGIKKSGYGRELSQQGIREFVNVKTVYIKKLNNNF, translated from the coding sequence ATGGCATTAAAAAGCATAAATCCATTTACCAACCAGGTAATCGGCGAATATGAAGAGTTTTCAGATGAGAAGGTTGAAATGGCTCTGAATCTAACTGTTTCCGCTTTTGAAGAATGGAAAAACTCATATATGGATCTCCGGAAATCACTTATGATTCAGGCTTCAAAAATTCTAATTGAAAACAAGGACGAATATGCCCGTTCGATCACCTCCGAAATGGGCAAACCTATCAGGGAATCTATCGCAGAAATTGAGAAATGCAGCTGGGTTTGTCAATATTATGCAGAGAATGCCGCCGATTTCCTCAGGCCTGAGATCATTCTCACCGATGCAACCGAAAGCTTTATCCATTATGAACCGCTTGGGCCGATCCTGGGCATAATGCCATGGAATTTTCCTTTCTGGCAGGTCTTTCGTTTTGCTGTGCCTACCATCATGGCCGGCAACACCGTGTTGCTGAAACATGCTTCGAATGTGCAACTATGTGCAAAAAATATTGAAAGTATTTTTCTCAAAGCCGGATTTCCGAAGGGTATATTTCAAAACCTGGTCATCGGATCCTCACGAATTGAAAAGGTTATCGAAAGTGATACAGTGAAGGCTGTTTCTCTCACCGGGAGTGAGGCTGCCGGAAGTAAAGTGGCGGAATGCGCCGGAAGGAAAATTAAAAAATCATTGCTCGAACTGGGTGGCAGTAACTCTTTCGTGGTACTTGATGATGCTGACCTGGATAATGCAGTTGAAACCGGGGTAAAAGCCCGGATGCAGAATGCCGGGCAAAGCTGTATAGCGGCCAAAAGGTTCATCATTCACGAAAAAATAGCCGATCAGTTTATTTCAATGTTCGATAATAAATTGCAGGGCTTGCGTACCGGTGATCCCGCTGAAAAGGATACAGAAATCGGACCATTATCGTCCGTTCAACAGGCAGAAACTGTTTGGAAACAGATAAGCCGATCGGTTGAGATGGGCGCACGGATCATAAGAGGAGGCCGGCCTGAAGGGGCCTTTTACCCCCCTACCCTTCTTGTTAATGTCAGGCCCGGTATGCCGGTGTTTGACGAAGAAGTTTTTGGTCCTGTCGCACCGGTCATTATTTCCAGGGACGAACAGGAGGCTGTTAATCTGTCAAACCTGTCTGATTTCGGATTGGGTGTTTCGCTGTTCACCGGCAATTATGAAAAGGCCATGTCATTAATCCCACTGTTCAATGAAGGTTCTGTATTTATCAACGCCATGGTGAAATCGGACCCCAGGCTTCCTTTTGGTGGAATCAAAAAATCAGGCTATGGAAGGGAGCTTTCGCAGCAGGGAATACGGGAGTTTGTAAATGTAAAAACGGTATATATAAAAAAACTGAACAATAACTTCTAA
- a CDS encoding toll/interleukin-1 receptor domain-containing protein: MIQLKLGSIFDEKCDLLIIPCNSEGGVTRWVFDNLKTNGIQGPKNSIPFGKVQYIETRLSLENAEFVGFAASVEATNNNSNIEAIESISEDIISFSISKKLRKINLPLLGTGAGKLSSLSVFKSYIEKFSSRNSESLEFIIYTPSREVYNNLKSGFEANTDKVNGNKTKNPRVFISYAGDDKDNALWVKNLVVKLRKNGIDARIDAFHLKPGVDLPQWMTNELILADKVILICDYNYMIKADIRKGGVGWETMIIQGDMLSQGDSKTKYIALIREKSVDKALPIYMKSKLAVNWGKNPEISDADFEQLVLSLFDCDIEPELGPIPQYVKDKLKNST, translated from the coding sequence ATGATTCAACTAAAATTAGGGAGTATTTTCGACGAAAAATGTGATCTTCTAATAATTCCATGCAATTCTGAAGGAGGCGTAACAAGGTGGGTTTTTGACAATCTTAAAACAAATGGAATTCAAGGGCCTAAGAACTCTATCCCATTTGGAAAAGTACAATATATAGAAACCAGGCTGAGTCTGGAAAATGCTGAATTTGTTGGTTTTGCAGCATCTGTGGAAGCCACTAATAATAATTCAAATATTGAAGCAATAGAAAGTATTTCTGAAGATATAATTAGTTTCAGTATTTCAAAAAAACTTAGAAAAATCAATCTTCCGCTTTTAGGTACAGGGGCGGGGAAATTATCTTCATTATCTGTATTCAAGTCATATATAGAAAAGTTTTCTAGCAGAAACTCAGAATCATTAGAGTTTATAATATATACACCTTCAAGGGAGGTTTATAATAATCTCAAATCTGGTTTTGAGGCTAATACTGATAAAGTAAATGGTAATAAAACTAAGAACCCTAGAGTTTTCATTAGTTATGCTGGAGATGACAAAGATAATGCCTTGTGGGTAAAGAATTTAGTCGTAAAACTACGTAAAAATGGGATTGATGCAAGAATTGATGCATTTCATCTTAAGCCAGGAGTTGATTTACCTCAATGGATGACAAACGAATTAATTCTTGCAGACAAAGTTATCTTGATTTGTGATTACAACTACATGATAAAAGCTGACATAAGAAAAGGGGGGGTTGGTTGGGAAACTATGATAATTCAAGGAGATATGCTTAGTCAAGGTGATTCAAAAACAAAATATATTGCTTTAATTCGAGAGAAATCTGTGGATAAAGCTTTACCAATATATATGAAATCAAAATTAGCTGTTAATTGGGGTAAAAATCCAGAAATCTCAGATGCAGATTTTGAACAATTAGTATTATCATTATTTGATTGTGATATTGAGCCTGAATTGGGTCCAATTCCTCAATACGTCAAGGATAAACTGAAGAATAGTACATAA
- a CDS encoding DUF262 domain-containing protein yields the protein MEAGKRTINDIFNGNKILEIPFFQRSYVWDTLQWDRFINDMEYVSHNNRPYFLGSVILKQQLTDSQQSIGDKRTVIDGQQRLTTLCIFFKVLSLRTQNSYLSSLFRLPMKNNEIALYHNHIDVLAFNKILSLENEEKLDSDDNITKAYNYFVENIAVEKLNFQNILTNIMFVGIDLGVSDDEQQIFDTINSLGVKLTTAELLKNYFFSRDDIQSYKENWQCIFEKDNETKDFWDTEVIAGRLQRNFIDLFFYSFLQIKIQDSTLKVKTNDKLEFSKVEGLFESYKRFIKDYNIEKQSIISEIKEYAKIFQDNFNTECVGNELTEKSGIERINAIIWGLENTTLIPYILFVLKNVTDTIERDKIFDYIESYILRRMICRSNNKNYNQLFSESLISNSILSKDRLKAFIDGRSDKVNSMPSDSELKDGFNKSKLINKQSTGILYFIETKIRNRQLHSTSLLGLNRYSLEHILPKKWERNWGKLASQEDKFERNRILLTLGNLTIIPSSLNSSISNSNWNIKKNGAGDKKGLKHYAIGLDTFSQYLTSPNWDEQTIKNRADFLYDKAKDIWKN from the coding sequence ATGGAAGCAGGAAAAAGAACAATTAATGATATTTTTAATGGTAATAAAATATTAGAAATACCTTTCTTTCAGAGATCTTATGTTTGGGATACTCTCCAATGGGATAGATTTATAAATGATATGGAGTATGTTTCACACAACAATAGACCTTATTTTCTTGGCTCTGTTATTTTGAAACAGCAATTAACAGATTCACAACAAAGTATTGGAGATAAGCGGACAGTTATTGATGGACAGCAAAGATTGACAACATTGTGTATATTTTTTAAGGTCTTAAGTTTGAGAACACAAAACTCATACCTATCAAGTCTCTTTAGACTGCCAATGAAAAATAATGAAATAGCTCTATATCATAACCATATTGACGTTCTGGCCTTCAATAAAATACTAAGCCTAGAGAATGAAGAAAAGTTAGATTCCGATGACAATATCACAAAAGCATATAACTATTTTGTTGAAAATATTGCTGTTGAAAAGCTAAATTTTCAAAATATACTTACAAATATTATGTTTGTTGGTATCGACTTAGGAGTTAGCGATGATGAGCAACAAATATTTGATACAATAAACTCACTTGGAGTTAAACTAACAACAGCAGAACTACTAAAGAACTATTTCTTTAGTAGAGATGATATTCAATCATATAAGGAGAATTGGCAATGCATTTTTGAAAAAGATAATGAGACAAAGGATTTTTGGGATACTGAAGTAATCGCTGGTAGATTGCAACGAAATTTTATTGATTTGTTTTTCTATTCATTTTTACAAATAAAAATTCAGGATAGCACTTTAAAAGTTAAAACGAATGATAAGCTTGAATTTTCGAAGGTTGAAGGATTATTTGAATCATATAAGCGATTTATTAAAGATTACAATATAGAAAAGCAAAGTATTATTTCAGAAATAAAAGAGTATGCCAAGATTTTCCAAGATAATTTTAATACTGAATGTGTAGGTAATGAATTAACTGAAAAAAGTGGTATTGAGCGTATAAATGCCATTATTTGGGGTTTAGAAAATACTACTTTAATTCCCTACATTTTATTTGTTCTTAAAAATGTCACAGACACAATTGAAAGAGATAAAATCTTTGACTATATAGAATCATACATATTACGAAGAATGATTTGTCGTTCAAATAATAAAAATTACAATCAACTGTTCTCAGAGAGTTTAATCTCAAATAGTATCCTATCAAAAGATAGATTAAAAGCATTTATTGATGGCCGTTCAGATAAAGTAAATAGTATGCCGTCAGACTCTGAACTTAAAGACGGATTTAATAAATCCAAGCTTATCAATAAGCAATCAACTGGAATACTTTACTTTATTGAAACTAAAATTAGAAACCGACAATTACATTCAACATCACTATTAGGTTTAAATAGGTATAGTTTAGAACATATATTGCCAAAAAAATGGGAGCGTAATTGGGGTAAATTAGCAAGCCAAGAAGATAAATTTGAAAGAAATAGAATATTATTGACATTAGGTAATTTGACAATTATTCCCTCCTCTCTAAATTCTTCGATAAGTAATAGTAACTGGAATATTAAGAAGAATGGGGCTGGTGATAAAAAAGGCCTAAAGCATTATGCAATTGGCTTAGATACTTTTAGCCAATATTTGACTTCACCAAATTGGGATGAACAAACGATTAAAAATAGAGCTGATTTTTTATATGATAAAGCAAAGGATATTTGGAAAAATTAA
- a CDS encoding FRG domain-containing protein, whose protein sequence is MKIIRVKGIEDFIKKTQKDWHQINTWVFRGVHDASFTLRPSIGRYPRKDKEDESFILNVERNLLRNFQRQSMAYTSIKPIGDLDWMCLARHHGLSTRLLDWTYNPLVALYFAAYPDTDTDFAVYIYWINTWMGDPWKLTLEKIQKLKESHLLEPRLISPRLVNQSSIFLVCHAPWKDFDAKYNNIRKYIFPYSERAKIRHYLNMLGINQNFITPGLDGISNVLNDKYLMQNKFSFPLPPPSMKIKRILDRLNRDTKDEKS, encoded by the coding sequence ATGAAAATAATTAGAGTAAAAGGGATTGAAGATTTCATTAAAAAAACCCAAAAGGACTGGCATCAGATTAACACTTGGGTTTTTCGCGGGGTTCATGATGCAAGTTTTACGTTAAGACCATCAATTGGAAGATATCCACGAAAAGATAAGGAGGACGAATCATTTATTCTAAATGTAGAAAGGAATCTTCTTCGTAATTTTCAAAGACAGTCAATGGCATATACAAGCATCAAGCCGATTGGCGACCTTGATTGGATGTGTCTTGCCAGACACCATGGACTTTCAACAAGATTATTGGATTGGACATATAACCCACTTGTTGCATTATATTTTGCTGCGTATCCAGACACAGATACAGATTTTGCAGTTTATATCTATTGGATAAATACATGGATGGGTGATCCATGGAAATTGACCCTTGAAAAAATTCAAAAACTTAAAGAATCGCACTTACTTGAACCACGACTTATTTCTCCAAGGTTAGTTAACCAATCTTCAATATTTCTGGTATGTCATGCTCCTTGGAAGGATTTTGATGCAAAGTATAATAATATCAGAAAGTACATTTTTCCTTATAGTGAAAGAGCCAAAATAAGACATTACTTAAACATGTTAGGTATCAATCAGAATTTTATTACGCCTGGATTAGATGGGATTAGCAATGTATTAAATGATAAGTACTTAATGCAGAATAAATTTTCATTTCCATTACCACCTCCATCCATGAAAATAAAAAGAATTCTTGACAGGCTAAACAGGGATACGAAAGATGAAAAAAGCTAA
- a CDS encoding restriction endonuclease subunit S, with amino-acid sequence MDTFGGYGVIPPALNGSIVSSHYFLYKIDETKLHAKFLEYCLKQPWFLEQVEAKVSTNYASIRPQQVLSYQIPFSDLSEQKEIVFKLGQIQNITSQHAEVLKEIVELLPSIINEAFKS; translated from the coding sequence ATGGACACTTTTGGCGGCTATGGAGTCATCCCGCCTGCACTTAATGGTTCAATAGTGAGTAGTCATTACTTCCTTTATAAAATTGATGAAACTAAACTTCATGCAAAATTTTTAGAATATTGTTTGAAGCAACCTTGGTTTCTTGAACAAGTTGAAGCGAAAGTATCAACCAACTACGCATCAATAAGACCACAACAAGTTTTATCATATCAAATTCCATTTTCAGATTTATCAGAACAGAAAGAAATAGTTTTCAAATTGGGGCAAATTCAAAATATTACAAGCCAACATGCCGAAGTACTGAAAGAAATAGTAGAACTTCTACCTTCAATTATTAACGAAGCATTTAAAAGTTAG
- a CDS encoding nucleoid-associated protein, which yields MELHQLILHKLLKEQNGVAKLELRMIPYIISETEKEFISESKEVYYHKSNPNFGIFESSAVSYPYQTLVKNYLDGKTDFLQFTTEAMKHFLSVIQKEQQATGGNVIFAHYTVNNEEFILVMMLNSKKRFNVNAQLGIYDVLVLDIEKLDLANTLNITKWKNNEDTYLSFAKGRKEISKYFRHFIGCTDQTTAKQSSKNLKVALLDYIGELDLDNNEKEDIRNRVFNYCVEKIKTREDISLSHISSMIDEDNPELFQQYAASEKYGVSAYVKGHRQTLKSLKFYVYRSKKLTIEFDSSLINDSIFYNENKNELRIKNVPDELKKQLTNTEDEG from the coding sequence ATGGAATTACATCAACTAATCCTTCACAAACTTTTGAAGGAACAAAATGGAGTAGCAAAACTTGAATTGAGAATGATACCGTATATCATTTCGGAAACTGAAAAAGAGTTTATTTCTGAATCAAAGGAGGTTTACTATCACAAGTCTAATCCAAATTTTGGCATCTTTGAAAGTAGTGCAGTCAGTTATCCATATCAAACATTGGTTAAAAATTATCTTGATGGTAAAACTGATTTTCTGCAATTCACAACAGAAGCAATGAAACATTTTCTTTCAGTGATTCAGAAAGAACAGCAAGCAACAGGTGGTAATGTAATTTTTGCTCATTACACGGTGAATAATGAAGAATTTATTTTAGTGATGATGTTGAATAGCAAAAAGCGATTTAATGTCAATGCTCAATTAGGAATTTACGATGTGTTGGTTTTGGACATTGAAAAACTTGACTTAGCAAACACATTGAACATTACAAAATGGAAAAACAATGAGGACACATACTTATCTTTTGCAAAGGGAAGAAAAGAAATTTCAAAGTATTTCAGACACTTCATTGGTTGCACTGACCAGACAACTGCAAAGCAATCTTCAAAGAATTTGAAAGTTGCTTTGTTGGATTACATTGGAGAACTTGATTTAGACAACAACGAAAAAGAAGATATTAGAAATCGTGTATTCAATTATTGTGTTGAGAAAATAAAAACGAGAGAAGATATTTCGTTAAGTCATATTTCAAGTATGATTGACGAGGATAATCCCGAATTATTCCAACAATATGCTGCCAGTGAAAAGTACGGAGTGAGTGCTTATGTGAAAGGACACAGACAAACCTTGAAAAGTTTGAAATTCTATGTTTATCGAAGTAAAAAACTTACAATTGAATTCGACAGTTCATTAATAAATGATAGCATTTTTTACAACGAAAACAAAAATGAATTGAGAATTAAAAATGTTCCGGATGAGTTAAAGAAACAACTCACCAACACTGAAGATGAGGGATAG
- a CDS encoding sulfatase-like hydrolase/transferase, translating into MFNLNCTSYERIIILFSLVLSFSWSDLSSQPSRPNIIYIMTDDMGYGDLSGYGRKDYQTTHLDDLAKQGVKFINAYSAGPLCTPTRTAFMTGRYPARTPVGLLEPLTSSEKDREYGLTADYPSIASLLKSGGYQTALVGKWHLGVLPQHSPLKNGFDYFFGIRTGAADYISHKGDNGNPDLYENDQLVEMDGYLTELFTQKAISFIKGKHDKPFFLVITYNAPHWPWQGPDARPYPDSVDFRDGGSPEIYAQMMKSLDEGVGNIIKALDGELSGRTLVIFTNDNGGERFSDNAGLMKSKGTLWEGGIKVPAFARWTGTIKAGGVSEQVIVTMDWTATILSAAGVQPPPDFPFDGMDLMPVMISPGKVIDRTLYWRTFQRTRQKAIRSGEWKYIQDEKGEYLFNLFDDPGEKSDLKAAKPEIFNQLKSKYENWEKTVLQPIAL; encoded by the coding sequence ATGTTCAACTTAAACTGTACTTCTTATGAGAGAATCATAATTCTCTTCTCTTTAGTTCTGTCATTTTCCTGGTCTGATTTGTCTTCTCAGCCTTCCCGTCCCAATATCATTTATATAATGACCGATGATATGGGCTATGGAGATCTCAGCGGATATGGCCGAAAAGACTATCAAACAACACATCTGGATGATCTTGCCAAACAGGGAGTTAAATTTATTAATGCTTATTCGGCAGGACCGCTTTGTACCCCAACCCGTACAGCATTTATGACAGGGCGCTATCCTGCCAGAACTCCTGTTGGTTTATTGGAACCGCTTACCTCTTCCGAAAAAGACAGAGAATATGGATTAACTGCTGATTATCCGTCAATAGCCTCACTCTTAAAATCCGGAGGTTATCAAACTGCATTGGTCGGGAAATGGCATCTTGGAGTTCTTCCGCAACATAGTCCTCTTAAAAACGGATTTGATTATTTTTTTGGCATTCGTACCGGTGCTGCAGATTATATATCACACAAAGGGGATAACGGGAATCCTGATTTGTATGAAAACGATCAATTGGTTGAAATGGATGGTTATCTGACCGAATTATTTACGCAAAAAGCAATTTCATTTATAAAGGGAAAGCATGATAAACCATTTTTTCTGGTCATCACTTATAATGCTCCTCACTGGCCGTGGCAAGGTCCGGATGCCAGGCCTTATCCTGATTCTGTTGATTTCAGGGACGGAGGATCTCCTGAAATTTATGCTCAGATGATGAAAAGCCTGGATGAAGGAGTTGGAAATATCATTAAGGCTTTGGATGGAGAATTATCCGGACGCACACTGGTAATCTTTACAAATGATAATGGGGGTGAAAGGTTTTCGGATAATGCCGGATTAATGAAATCGAAAGGTACTTTATGGGAAGGTGGCATTAAAGTTCCTGCCTTTGCCAGGTGGACCGGTACGATTAAGGCCGGTGGCGTTTCAGAGCAGGTTATAGTGACAATGGATTGGACTGCAACCATTTTATCTGCAGCAGGTGTTCAGCCACCTCCTGACTTTCCTTTTGACGGAATGGACCTGATGCCGGTTATGATTTCTCCGGGTAAAGTAATTGACAGGACTCTATATTGGCGGACATTTCAACGGACAAGGCAAAAAGCAATCCGATCGGGGGAATGGAAATATATACAGGATGAAAAAGGGGAGTACCTGTTTAACCTGTTCGATGATCCCGGTGAAAAGAGCGATTTAAAAGCCGCCAAACCGGAAATTTTCAACCAATTGAAATCTAAATACGAAAATTGGGAAAAAACCGTGCTTCAGCCAATCGCATTATAA
- a CDS encoding DUF1080 domain-containing protein, which translates to MKHLVTFLLFALWCMLINAQNEKPKVQMPFNYAEQEAIVKKFMQKFDSLTPMQQNIFFTNVKHIMEPEVKKIEAGQVDDAPPSDAIVLFDGKNLDEWEEITWGMGGPGGKKPISWVIKDGGMQPQASSGTAQTKRTFRDFQLHIEWKTPVGLPATVTGQDRGNSGVIIQGNYEVQILDSYSNRTYRNGQAGAVYMQYAPLVNPASKEGEWQSYDIIYTAPRFKDDHTYFTPPRITVLYNGVLIQNNVEIQGPTVFPGIPQYIIKEHGDGPIQLQQHGNPTTFRNIWIREL; encoded by the coding sequence ATGAAACACCTGGTAACTTTTCTGTTATTTGCACTGTGGTGCATGTTAATCAACGCTCAAAACGAAAAGCCTAAAGTGCAAATGCCCTTCAATTATGCCGAGCAAGAGGCCATTGTAAAAAAATTTATGCAGAAGTTCGATTCACTGACTCCCATGCAGCAGAATATTTTCTTTACTAATGTCAAGCACATCATGGAACCGGAAGTAAAGAAAATTGAAGCGGGACAGGTGGATGATGCGCCTCCTTCAGATGCCATTGTTTTATTCGACGGTAAAAACCTTGACGAATGGGAAGAAATCACCTGGGGAATGGGCGGCCCGGGCGGGAAAAAACCGATTTCATGGGTAATTAAGGATGGCGGTATGCAGCCTCAGGCTTCATCCGGCACAGCACAAACCAAGCGTACATTCAGGGATTTCCAGTTACATATTGAATGGAAAACTCCTGTGGGTTTGCCTGCTACTGTAACCGGTCAGGACAGGGGAAACAGCGGTGTGATCATCCAGGGAAATTATGAGGTTCAGATACTCGACAGCTATAGCAACCGCACATACCGCAACGGGCAGGCCGGTGCGGTTTACATGCAATATGCCCCGCTTGTAAATCCGGCCAGTAAAGAAGGTGAATGGCAGTCATACGATATTATTTATACAGCGCCACGATTTAAGGATGATCATACCTATTTCACCCCTCCGAGAATAACGGTTTTATACAATGGTGTTTTAATCCAGAATAATGTAGAAATTCAGGGTCCTACTGTTTTCCCGGGTATCCCGCAATACATCATTAAAGAACATGGTGATGGCCCGATACAATTGCAGCAGCACGGCAATCCCACCACCTTTAGGAATATCTGGATAAGGGAATTGTAA